AGGAGTACGACACGTCCGTGGGGCAGTGCAAGGAACTGCTCGCCAAGTACCGCGATCGAATCCTCATGCCGACGGACGTCGTCCTGAACGACGGCGGGAAGCGCAAGGCCATCCTCGCCAAGGAGTTGCCCTCGGACCTGCAGGTGTACGACATCGGCTTGGACACGATTGCGCGCTACGTGGAGGAGATCAACGCCGCGCGGACCATCTTCTTCAACGGTCCCGCGGGCGTCTTCGAGAAGGAGGAGTTCGCCGTCGGCACGCGCGAGCTGTTGCAGGCGATCGCTGCCTCGCCCGCCTTCTCCGTCGTGGGAGGCGGTCACACCGTCGCCGCCGTGGAGCAGTACGCCCTCGAGAACGCGATGGGCCACGTGAGCACGGGTGGCGGCGCGTTGATCAACTACCTGGCGGGTAAGGAGTTGCCGCTGGTGGCCGCGCTTGAGCGGTCGTACAAGAAGTTCTCCGCGAAGAAGGAGTGAACCCGCCGCCTCGCCCGGATTCCGTCCCTCGGCCGAGGTTGATATAGCCCAGCCCCCTTGGTCCGCCGATGCGCTCCTGGAGGCTCCGCCGGCCCCCCGAGTGGGGCACCGAGCCCGTGCCTCCGTCCCTCCGGATCCTCCGGAGCTACGACCTGTTCGTCCTCTGGTCGAGCCTGGGGGTCGGACTCCTGGTCCTCGCCGCTGGGACCCTTCTCGTGAGCCAGTTCGGCCTCACGCTCTGGGAGTCCTTCGTCGTCTCCCTCGTCGGCTCCGTCGTGGGGAGCCTGATGCTGGCCGCCGCGGCCCACCACGGAAGCCGCGCCGGCGTGCCCACCATGGTCAGCCTCCGCCCCATCTTGGGCCGGACCGGATCCTACCTTCCGTCGTTGCTGAACGTGTTGCAGCTCGTCCTCTGGACCATGTTCGAGCTCCTAGTCATGGGCACCGCCGTCGCCGTGCTCCCCGGCAACGCCTTGGGTCCTTGGACGGCGGAGATCTCGGTCCCGTTCTGGGCCATCGTGGTGGCCGCCCTCGCGCTGGGAGGACCCCTCGCGGTGGTCCGGGATTGGCTGGAGCGCTTCGGGATCTGGCTCGTGTGGGCCTCGACCGCGGCAATCGTGATCGCCCTGCTGGTCCGCGGACTCGACGCGGGGTTGCGCCTGCCTGCCGTGGCGGGCGGGTACACGGGAACGTCCAGCCTCCTCCTCGGATTGGACCTGGTCGTCGCCATGCCCGTCTCGTGGTGGCCTGTCATCTCCGACTACAACCGATTCGCCCGCCGCCCGAGGGATTCCACGGTGGGGACGGTCCTCGGCAACACGATCGCGAACACGCTGTTCTACGTCCTCGGAGCCGCGCTGATCTTCCTGGGGCTCACCCTCCAGCCGTCGCAGACGGACTTCCTGGCGGTGATCGGCCTCCTGGGGCTGAGTGTCCTGCCCCTACTCATCATCCTGGTCGACGAGACGGACAATGCGTTTGCGGACGTCTACTCCGCCGCGGTCTCCGTCCAGAATCTGGTCCCGAGGTGGAGGCAGGTCCGGCCCATCCTCATGTTCACGGCCGTGGGCGCAATCGGAGCCGTGGCCCTCCTGGGCCTGGGCCAGGGGATTGGAGGCAGCTACGAGGTCTTCCTGCTCACCCTCGGCGCCCTGTTCGTTCCGTTGCTCGGAACGGTGATCGCGGACGTATTCCTCGTGCGACGCGCGGCGTATCGACCGGACGAGTTCTTTGAGGGTGCCCCGCGCTG
This is a stretch of genomic DNA from Thermoplasmata archaeon. It encodes these proteins:
- a CDS encoding cytosine permease; amino-acid sequence: MRSWRLRRPPEWGTEPVPPSLRILRSYDLFVLWSSLGVGLLVLAAGTLLVSQFGLTLWESFVVSLVGSVVGSLMLAAAAHHGSRAGVPTMVSLRPILGRTGSYLPSLLNVLQLVLWTMFELLVMGTAVAVLPGNALGPWTAEISVPFWAIVVAALALGGPLAVVRDWLERFGIWLVWASTAAIVIALLVRGLDAGLRLPAVAGGYTGTSSLLLGLDLVVAMPVSWWPVISDYNRFARRPRDSTVGTVLGNTIANTLFYVLGAALIFLGLTLQPSQTDFLAVIGLLGLSVLPLLIILVDETDNAFADVYSAAVSVQNLVPRWRQVRPILMFTAVGAIGAVALLGLGQGIGGSYEVFLLTLGALFVPLLGTVIADVFLVRRAAYRPDEFFEGAPRWRWTAYASWLPGIALYLVIILFQLPIGATLPSFGLAVALHVGFSKLDARMASRATAAAKIRG